From Chryseobacterium gallinarum, one genomic window encodes:
- a CDS encoding putative type IX sorting system protein PorV2 translates to MMKKYFLLAFSLLFGFSQSQIVRKYSNEFLNIGAGARGLAMGGAVISNQDDVYAPMWNPAGLMSIDRDWQGAAMHAEYFESIAKYDYLAYAKVLEEGVFGVSVVRLGVDNILNTTQMIDSEGNIDYDKITKFSQSDYAAILSYAFRPGGNPKLDVGVNAKIVYRNVGKFANGYGFGFDVGAIYKADNGWKFGGMVRDITTTVNFWSINQKELSAVVNGEEFNPAPKDKLELTMPKLNVGASKLFEINSSVYVLPEAGLNIDFAKTASLVSTDFASISPYAGAELGYQKMIFVRLGINRFQSITDIEDLKRKVSFQPSAGIGIRYRGLTLDYAITNSGIGGSNFYSNFFSLKLDMGAFRND, encoded by the coding sequence GAATTTTTAAATATCGGAGCTGGTGCAAGAGGGCTGGCAATGGGAGGGGCAGTTATTTCCAATCAGGATGACGTGTATGCTCCGATGTGGAACCCTGCCGGCCTGATGTCGATTGACAGGGATTGGCAAGGGGCTGCAATGCATGCTGAATATTTTGAATCTATTGCAAAATACGATTATCTGGCCTATGCCAAAGTATTGGAAGAAGGCGTTTTTGGAGTTTCAGTAGTAAGGCTTGGAGTAGATAATATTCTGAATACCACTCAGATGATCGATTCCGAAGGAAATATAGATTATGATAAAATTACAAAATTTTCACAGTCTGATTATGCTGCGATATTGTCTTATGCTTTCAGACCAGGTGGAAATCCTAAGCTTGATGTAGGGGTAAATGCTAAAATTGTGTATAGAAATGTAGGTAAATTTGCCAATGGATATGGTTTTGGTTTTGATGTCGGGGCTATTTATAAAGCAGACAACGGCTGGAAATTCGGAGGAATGGTGCGTGACATTACCACCACTGTAAATTTTTGGAGCATTAATCAAAAGGAACTTTCTGCAGTAGTAAACGGAGAAGAGTTTAACCCGGCCCCAAAAGATAAACTTGAACTTACTATGCCGAAACTTAATGTTGGAGCCAGTAAACTATTTGAAATCAACAGTAGTGTGTATGTACTACCGGAAGCAGGATTAAATATAGATTTTGCTAAAACGGCATCCTTGGTTTCAACAGATTTTGCAAGTATCAGTCCGTATGCAGGTGCTGAATTGGGTTATCAAAAAATGATTTTTGTAAGATTAGGGATCAACAGGTTTCAATCCATTACAGATATAGAAGATCTTAAAAGGAAAGTTTCTTTCCAGCCAAGTGCAGGTATCGGAATCAGATACAGAGGCCTTACCCTGGATTATGCAATTACCAATTCCGGAATCGGAGGATCTAATTTTTATTCTAACTTCTTTTCATTAAAGCTGGATATGGGTGCCTTTAGAAATGATTAA
- the uvrC gene encoding excinuclease ABC subunit UvrC, translated as MNPSLELQLKTLPSEPGVYRYYDKNDQLLYVGKAKNLKKRVLSYFNKNLSGYRIKIMVGKIQRLETTIVNSEYDALLLENNLIKEHQPFYNVMLKDDKTYPWICIKNEDFPRIFLTRNVIKDGSEYYGPYAKVRPAKILLDTIKHIYKLRTCNLNLSPAKIAEGKYKVCLEYHIKNCEGPCEDLESKEEYDEKIDAIRGIIKGDFRKAKDYLVNQMMRLAANLQFEEAQIIKERLDILEDYQAKNTVVNPNIDDVDVFGMTSDETAAYVNFFKIRNGNIIQSFTTEIKKILEETDEDIMEEALIEIRQKFSSDSKEVLLPFHLSVEIPNVKLIVPKVGDKKRIVELSEKNAKEYRLEKLKQVQIVDPERHTNRIMAEMQKLLRMPVEPRHIEGFDNSNIQGTNPVSACVVFKDGRPSKADYRIFHPKTVEGPNDFATMEEVIYRRYKRMLDEGESLPQLILIDGGKGQLSSAVKSLRLLGLYGKITIVGIAKRLEEIFFPEDSIPLYLDKKSETLKILQRVRDEAHRFGVKHHRTRRKNSTIKSELEEIPGVGEKTIELLLSKLKSVKRIKESSLETLEEMIGKSKAKIIWEFFNAN; from the coding sequence ATGAATCCTTCTTTAGAATTACAGCTCAAAACTTTACCATCCGAACCCGGCGTTTATCGTTATTATGATAAAAACGATCAGCTACTGTATGTCGGGAAAGCTAAAAATCTAAAAAAGAGGGTTCTCTCCTATTTCAATAAAAACCTCTCAGGATACAGGATCAAAATCATGGTGGGAAAAATCCAGCGCCTGGAAACCACCATTGTAAACAGTGAATATGATGCTCTGCTATTAGAAAACAACCTGATTAAAGAACATCAGCCTTTTTATAATGTCATGCTGAAAGATGACAAAACTTATCCCTGGATTTGTATTAAGAATGAAGATTTCCCGAGAATTTTTCTGACCAGAAATGTAATCAAGGATGGCTCAGAATATTATGGGCCTTATGCGAAGGTACGTCCTGCTAAAATTTTATTGGATACCATCAAGCATATTTATAAACTCAGAACCTGTAATCTTAATCTTTCTCCGGCAAAAATAGCAGAAGGAAAATATAAAGTCTGCCTCGAATATCATATTAAAAACTGTGAAGGACCTTGTGAAGACCTTGAAAGTAAGGAAGAATATGATGAAAAAATAGATGCCATCCGGGGAATCATCAAAGGAGACTTCCGGAAGGCTAAAGATTATCTTGTAAACCAAATGATGAGGCTTGCGGCTAATCTCCAATTTGAAGAAGCTCAGATCATCAAAGAAAGACTGGACATCCTCGAAGATTACCAGGCAAAAAATACTGTGGTTAATCCCAATATTGATGATGTGGATGTCTTCGGAATGACCAGTGATGAAACAGCAGCTTATGTTAACTTCTTTAAAATAAGAAACGGGAACATCATTCAGAGTTTTACAACTGAGATTAAAAAAATTCTGGAAGAAACAGACGAGGATATTATGGAAGAAGCCCTGATTGAAATCCGGCAGAAATTCAGTTCGGATTCCAAAGAAGTATTGCTGCCGTTTCATCTTTCCGTGGAAATTCCCAATGTAAAACTAATTGTCCCTAAAGTAGGTGATAAAAAAAGGATTGTAGAACTTTCTGAAAAAAATGCCAAAGAGTATCGCCTGGAAAAACTGAAACAGGTACAGATTGTAGATCCGGAGAGACATACCAACAGGATTATGGCAGAAATGCAAAAACTTCTCAGAATGCCGGTGGAACCGAGACATATTGAAGGATTTGATAATTCCAATATTCAGGGAACCAACCCTGTTTCGGCTTGTGTGGTTTTTAAAGATGGCAGGCCAAGTAAGGCGGATTACAGAATTTTCCATCCTAAAACTGTGGAAGGTCCCAATGATTTTGCCACGATGGAAGAAGTTATCTACCGTCGCTACAAAAGGATGCTGGATGAAGGTGAAAGCCTTCCGCAACTGATTCTTATTGATGGGGGAAAAGGACAGCTATCTTCAGCGGTAAAAAGCTTAAGGCTGCTGGGTCTGTATGGAAAAATAACCATTGTAGGGATCGCTAAAAGACTTGAAGAGATTTTCTTTCCCGAGGATTCTATTCCTTTATATCTTGACAAAAAATCGGAAACTTTAAAAATTCTCCAAAGAGTAAGGGATGAAGCACACCGTTTTGGCGTAAAACATCATAGAACCCGGAGAAAAAATTCTACCATAAAATCCGAACTGGAGGAAATTCCTGGAGTGGGTGAAAAAACAATCGAATTACTTTTATCCAAACTGAAATCAGTAAAAAGAATTAAAGAATCCAGCCTTGAAACGCTGGAAGAGATGATTGGAAAAAGCAAAGCGAAAATTATCTGGGAATTTTTCAATGCGAATTAG
- the hutH gene encoding histidine ammonia-lyase produces the protein MIYGVDVFTFHDVLEICKNPNKAKLSKVSREQILQSQKNVQQIVESDRCVYGINTGFGPLCDTKISADETAQLQYNLIISHAVGVGKPIDKELSKIMMIAKVHALSKGFSGVSLEVIERMILMLEKDIIPVVPEQGSVGASGDLAPLAHLVLPLLGLGQVWVGDQVFDTKEILEKHNLEPLALGPKEGLGLINGTQFILAHAIKGLEKFEYLLDLADMTAAMSIEAYRGSASPFKKELHEIRPFEGSKKVAARMLKFLKGSENMKAHEDCERVQDPYSMRCVPQVHGASRNAFEHLRNMAETELNSVTDNPIVLSAEESISGGNFHGQLMALPLDYATLAAAELGNISDRRSYLLLEGKYGLPRLLTESSGLNSGFMIPQYTSAALVTENKTLCFPASADSIPTSLGQEDHVSMGSISGRKFNQVLGNLVNILSVELMFAAQGLEFRRPSRCSKIIEENFAILRSKVAKLEDDRLIGKDMLAIAELINERKFVVN, from the coding sequence ATGATATACGGAGTAGATGTTTTTACTTTCCATGATGTTCTGGAAATCTGTAAAAATCCTAATAAAGCCAAGCTTAGCAAAGTTTCAAGAGAACAAATCTTACAATCTCAAAAAAATGTACAGCAAATAGTAGAGTCCGACAGATGTGTGTACGGAATCAATACAGGCTTCGGGCCACTGTGCGATACTAAAATATCTGCTGATGAAACAGCACAATTACAGTACAACTTAATTATTTCTCATGCCGTAGGTGTAGGAAAGCCTATTGATAAAGAATTGTCAAAAATCATGATGATTGCTAAAGTTCATGCTTTATCAAAAGGATTTTCCGGAGTTTCCCTGGAGGTTATCGAAAGAATGATCCTGATGCTTGAGAAAGATATTATTCCTGTAGTGCCGGAGCAGGGATCTGTGGGGGCCTCAGGTGACCTTGCCCCTTTGGCGCACTTGGTACTGCCTTTACTGGGATTAGGCCAGGTTTGGGTAGGCGATCAGGTTTTCGATACAAAAGAAATTCTGGAAAAACATAATCTTGAACCATTAGCTTTAGGACCAAAAGAAGGCTTAGGATTAATCAACGGAACACAGTTTATTCTTGCCCATGCAATCAAAGGTCTCGAAAAATTCGAATACCTGCTGGATCTTGCCGATATGACTGCCGCAATGAGTATCGAAGCTTACAGAGGCTCTGCAAGTCCTTTTAAAAAAGAGCTTCATGAGATCAGACCTTTTGAAGGAAGTAAAAAAGTGGCCGCAAGAATGCTTAAGTTCTTAAAAGGATCGGAAAATATGAAAGCCCATGAAGATTGCGAAAGAGTACAGGACCCTTATTCCATGAGATGTGTGCCGCAAGTACATGGAGCCAGCAGAAATGCTTTCGAACACCTTAGGAATATGGCAGAAACGGAATTAAACTCTGTAACAGATAACCCGATTGTATTAAGTGCCGAAGAGTCTATCTCAGGAGGAAACTTCCACGGACAATTGATGGCCTTACCTTTGGATTATGCAACATTGGCAGCGGCTGAATTAGGTAATATTTCAGACAGAAGAAGTTATTTGTTATTAGAAGGAAAATACGGGCTTCCAAGATTATTAACGGAAAGCTCAGGATTGAATTCAGGATTCATGATTCCTCAGTATACTTCAGCAGCATTAGTAACAGAAAATAAAACGTTATGTTTTCCTGCATCGGCAGACTCCATTCCTACGAGTCTGGGGCAGGAAGACCATGTGTCTATGGGAAGTATTTCCGGAAGAAAATTTAATCAGGTTCTTGGAAATCTGGTGAATATTCTATCTGTTGAATTGATGTTTGCCGCACAAGGGCTTGAATTCAGAAGGCCTTCAAGGTGTTCCAAGATTATTGAAGAAAACTTTGCCATCCTTCGTTCTAAAGTAGCCAAGCTTGAAGATGACAGGTTAATTGGTAAAGATATGCTGGCTATTGCAGAATTAATCAATGAAAGAAAATTTGTTGTCAACTAA
- a CDS encoding GNAT family N-acetyltransferase: MNIYRTDSTNKDFQNLVKHLDATLASHNGDNHDFFDQFNKTDTIKNCIVVYIDEVPAACGAFKSLSENAVEIKRMYTHPEFRKRGLASAVVAELEKWAKELGFEKAVLETSRELKNAISVYQKNGFQRIPNYGQYIGVDQSVCYEKVL, encoded by the coding sequence ATGAATATATATAGAACTGATTCTACCAATAAAGACTTTCAAAATTTAGTAAAGCATCTTGATGCTACCCTGGCCTCGCATAATGGGGATAATCATGATTTCTTTGATCAATTTAATAAAACAGATACCATCAAAAATTGTATTGTTGTTTATATAGATGAAGTTCCCGCAGCATGTGGAGCTTTTAAATCGCTTTCAGAAAATGCGGTTGAAATCAAAAGAATGTATACCCACCCTGAATTCAGAAAAAGAGGATTAGCTTCGGCTGTAGTGGCAGAACTGGAAAAGTGGGCTAAAGAACTCGGATTTGAAAAAGCTGTTTTGGAAACCTCCCGGGAACTGAAAAATGCTATTTCCGTTTATCAGAAGAATGGATTTCAGAGGATTCCTAATTATGGGCAATACATTGGAGTTGATCAAAGTGTATGTTACGAAAAAGTATTATAA
- a CDS encoding S8 family peptidase, with the protein MKKIVFLLAISIALHSCNREDLQGESARIEMNQKDPLTARQINEKINQSIKTNGAFNWSNESDHFIWSAVFRGNMMVSIGFGDSKDDFDRSKSPNNEAIESEILSVIKKYEEKDERNFLLLSDPYLNQMDVVIEKEETITALRKMKTIRYLEPADYHYFEFEAQYNTAAKSSGSGSSGCGFSSSTLNTADYTSTTPGAKIPWAFTKHNIPDAWNYSTGTGVTIGLIDTGVSPEQTLLGGSFNNGASSGRTISKFGVYNSDGSADQCGHGTKMASVMAAPRNNVGLPVGVAYNANLIAYRAAENVVLETSGEQTAVKTAFTELGNNANVKIISMSMGHIFSVGKIEDGVKYAYSKGKLIFCAGGTSTSFTNFVGVIFPASMPETQAITGVKENTSNQKCNVCHSGSQIDFTFQMERASGNTVPVLSYYNGQADYVGGSSVATAATAGIAALVWSKNPSWTREQVLNKMRQAATYYPNVNSSYGYGNINVLKAVQ; encoded by the coding sequence ATGAAAAAAATTGTATTCCTATTAGCAATATCTATTGCTTTACATTCGTGTAACAGGGAGGATCTTCAAGGTGAAAGTGCCAGAATTGAAATGAATCAGAAAGATCCGTTGACGGCACGGCAAATTAATGAGAAGATCAATCAATCGATCAAAACAAACGGTGCTTTTAACTGGAGCAATGAATCAGACCATTTTATATGGAGTGCTGTTTTCCGCGGAAACATGATGGTATCCATAGGATTTGGAGACTCTAAAGATGATTTTGACAGAAGCAAATCTCCCAACAATGAAGCTATTGAAAGTGAAATCCTTTCGGTCATCAAAAAATATGAAGAAAAAGATGAGCGGAATTTTCTTCTTCTTTCAGATCCTTATCTTAACCAAATGGACGTCGTCATTGAAAAAGAAGAAACCATTACAGCACTTCGGAAGATGAAAACCATCCGATATCTGGAGCCGGCAGATTATCATTATTTTGAGTTTGAAGCCCAATATAATACAGCTGCAAAATCTTCAGGAAGTGGTTCATCAGGATGTGGCTTTTCATCTTCAACCTTAAATACAGCAGACTATACTTCTACCACTCCGGGGGCAAAAATTCCATGGGCTTTCACCAAACACAACATTCCTGATGCCTGGAACTACAGTACAGGAACGGGGGTAACTATTGGTCTTATTGATACAGGAGTTTCCCCTGAACAGACCTTACTGGGAGGAAGCTTTAATAATGGTGCTTCTTCAGGAAGAACAATCAGTAAATTCGGGGTATATAATTCAGACGGGTCAGCAGATCAATGTGGTCACGGGACAAAAATGGCTTCAGTGATGGCAGCTCCCAGAAATAATGTGGGCTTGCCTGTAGGAGTAGCTTATAATGCTAATTTAATCGCTTACAGAGCCGCAGAAAATGTTGTTCTTGAAACCTCCGGTGAGCAGACTGCTGTAAAAACAGCTTTCACAGAATTAGGCAACAATGCTAATGTGAAGATTATTTCCATGTCAATGGGGCACATATTCTCTGTAGGGAAAATTGAAGACGGTGTAAAATATGCTTATTCCAAAGGAAAACTTATTTTTTGTGCAGGAGGAACTTCTACCAGCTTTACCAATTTTGTTGGAGTGATTTTTCCTGCATCAATGCCGGAAACCCAGGCTATAACAGGAGTAAAAGAAAATACTTCCAACCAGAAATGCAATGTATGCCATTCCGGCAGCCAGATAGACTTTACCTTTCAGATGGAGCGGGCTTCAGGAAATACCGTTCCGGTGTTAAGCTACTACAACGGACAGGCAGATTATGTGGGAGGCTCTTCAGTAGCAACAGCAGCAACAGCCGGAATTGCAGCTTTAGTCTGGTCTAAAAATCCATCATGGACAAGAGAACAGGTACTTAACAAAATGAGGCAGGCTGCTACCTACTATCCCAATGTAAATTCCAGCTACGGTTACGGAAACATTAATGTTTTAAAAGCTGTACAGTAA
- the ygiD gene encoding 4,5-DOPA-extradiol-dioxygenase, with amino-acid sequence MNLNDLQNISDSFKSTQRMPVLFLGHGSPMNAIEENQFVQGFRKAATEIPKPNAILCISAHWYTEGTFVTAMEMPKTIHDFYGFPKELFDVQYPAPGSPELARETAELLIPAEVEEDHSWGLDHGAWSVIKHMYPEADIPVIQLSIDYTKPPKYHYDLAKRLNKLREKGILIIGSGNIVHNLRLIDWKNINTVGAGWDWAVEAREKTNNWLLDGNFQNIIDYRKQGTFLQYAVPTPDHYLPLLYTLGLKERSEDLALFNDELIGGSLSMTSVRIG; translated from the coding sequence ATGAATCTTAATGATCTTCAAAATATAAGCGACAGTTTCAAAAGTACGCAAAGAATGCCGGTGTTATTTCTCGGGCATGGCTCACCTATGAATGCTATTGAAGAAAATCAGTTTGTACAGGGTTTCCGGAAGGCAGCTACAGAAATCCCCAAGCCTAACGCTATTCTATGTATTTCTGCCCATTGGTATACGGAAGGAACTTTTGTAACAGCCATGGAAATGCCTAAAACCATCCATGATTTTTATGGCTTCCCAAAGGAATTATTCGATGTACAATATCCTGCACCGGGTAGCCCGGAACTGGCCAGGGAAACTGCTGAACTCCTCATACCTGCTGAAGTGGAGGAAGATCACAGCTGGGGACTTGATCACGGTGCATGGTCTGTCATCAAGCATATGTATCCTGAAGCGGATATCCCCGTGATTCAACTGAGCATTGATTATACAAAGCCTCCGAAATATCATTATGATCTGGCTAAAAGACTGAATAAACTCCGGGAAAAAGGGATACTGATTATCGGAAGCGGGAATATTGTTCACAATCTCCGTTTGATCGACTGGAAAAATATTAATACGGTAGGCGCCGGCTGGGATTGGGCAGTGGAAGCCCGAGAAAAAACCAACAACTGGCTTCTGGATGGGAATTTCCAGAATATCATCGACTATCGGAAACAGGGAACATTTTTGCAATATGCTGTTCCTACTCCTGATCATTACCTTCCACTACTCTATACTTTAGGATTGAAAGAACGATCTGAAGATTTAGCTTTATTCAATGATGAGCTTATTGGAGGATCATTGAGTATGACCAGTGTAAGGATTGGATAG
- a CDS encoding YceI family protein, giving the protein MATKWNLDPTHSEITFKVKHMMISNVKGSFRNFTAQIESEDEFFANAKTTATIQTDSVFTNNTDRDNHLKSAEFFNAEVHPTITFESQNLNNEVVGNLTINGITKPVKLDVDFGGINVDPWGNTKAGFSFEGKISRKDFGLNWNAALEAGGVMVSDEVKIAGELQFVKQ; this is encoded by the coding sequence ATGGCAACAAAATGGAACCTAGACCCAACGCATAGTGAAATTACTTTTAAAGTAAAACACATGATGATTTCTAATGTAAAAGGAAGTTTCAGAAATTTCACCGCTCAGATTGAATCTGAAGATGAGTTTTTCGCCAATGCAAAAACTACTGCTACGATCCAGACGGATTCTGTATTTACAAACAATACTGATAGAGATAACCACTTAAAGTCTGCTGAATTCTTCAATGCAGAGGTACATCCAACGATTACTTTTGAATCTCAGAATCTGAACAATGAGGTAGTAGGTAATCTTACTATTAACGGGATTACAAAACCGGTAAAATTAGATGTGGACTTCGGAGGAATCAACGTTGACCCATGGGGTAATACAAAAGCAGGTTTCTCTTTTGAAGGGAAAATCAGCAGAAAAGATTTCGGACTTAACTGGAATGCGGCTCTTGAGGCTGGTGGAGTAATGGTAAGTGATGAAGTAAAAATCGCTGGTGAATTACAGTTTGTAAAGCAATAA
- a CDS encoding S9 family peptidase, translated as MKLYKFSLLMLVLGSSAFAQTQKFTMAEAVNGMRTNLAVKNISQFSWSADGKSYIQAVKGGYLVTDMKTNKQDTLISLTQLNRHFAHDKLKAVPQIKFSGNSGYFNTGDTMFWIEKSGNEWKVKDQVAIDKDASNIKMFGDGQTFAFTVKNNLFVNKNGKTIAVTTETNENIISGQAVHRNEFGIDTGIFPAPNSESVAFYKMDQSMVADYPIIDWSVTPAVNHNIKYPMAGQTSHQVTLGVFNIKSQSTTFLKIEGEKDQYLTAVTWSPDSKYIFVGVLNRGQNHMKMNQYDAVTGELVKTLFEEKDSKYVEPQHPLTFFPNSNTDFIWQSQRTGYNHLFHYSLEKGLIAQITKGDWLVTDILGFNEKKKEIYFTSTKETPLERHLYKINWTNFKMQRLDSGEGMHTGVLSSDGNYIYDAYSNANTPRVANIINTANLKSTNILTAENPLKNYQRPEIKNVELKADDGTPLYGKIILPTHFDPNKKYPAIVYLYNGPHLQLITNTFPASGNLWYEYMAQNGYIIFTMDGRGSANRGMKFEQAVFRNLGTTEMNDQMKGVDYLKSLPYVDAERMGIHGWSFGGFMTTSFMLRKTDVFKVGVAGGPVIDWSMYEIMYGERYMDTPQENPQGYATANLLDKVQNLKGKLLMIHGAQDDVVVWQHSIKFIKAAVDNGVQLDYFAYPGHPHNVIGKDRVHLMQKITDYFDLYLKK; from the coding sequence ATGAAATTATATAAATTTTCTTTATTAATGCTGGTTCTGGGAAGTTCAGCTTTTGCCCAGACACAAAAATTTACAATGGCGGAAGCTGTAAACGGAATGAGAACGAATCTTGCCGTGAAAAATATTTCTCAATTTTCATGGTCTGCAGATGGAAAGTCTTATATCCAGGCAGTAAAAGGCGGATACTTGGTTACAGATATGAAAACCAATAAACAGGATACACTGATATCTTTGACACAGCTCAACAGACACTTTGCCCATGATAAACTAAAGGCGGTTCCGCAAATTAAATTTTCAGGAAACTCAGGATATTTCAACACAGGAGATACAATGTTCTGGATTGAAAAATCAGGAAACGAATGGAAAGTGAAAGATCAGGTGGCAATAGATAAAGACGCTTCCAATATCAAAATGTTTGGAGACGGTCAAACCTTTGCCTTTACCGTAAAGAATAACCTGTTTGTTAATAAAAACGGGAAAACAATCGCAGTTACGACTGAAACAAATGAGAATATTATCAGCGGTCAGGCTGTTCACAGGAATGAATTCGGAATTGATACTGGAATTTTTCCCGCTCCCAATTCAGAAAGTGTAGCATTTTATAAAATGGATCAGAGTATGGTGGCAGACTACCCTATCATCGACTGGTCTGTGACACCTGCGGTAAATCACAATATCAAATATCCGATGGCAGGCCAGACTTCTCATCAGGTGACCTTGGGAGTTTTCAATATTAAAAGCCAATCAACAACGTTCCTGAAAATTGAAGGTGAAAAAGACCAGTATTTAACGGCAGTTACCTGGAGCCCGGATTCAAAATATATCTTTGTAGGGGTACTCAACAGAGGGCAGAATCATATGAAGATGAATCAGTACGATGCCGTTACCGGAGAATTGGTAAAAACTTTATTTGAGGAAAAAGACAGTAAATATGTTGAACCGCAACATCCGCTTACGTTCTTCCCGAATTCCAATACCGATTTTATCTGGCAAAGCCAAAGAACAGGATACAATCACTTATTCCACTACAGCCTGGAAAAAGGACTTATTGCCCAAATTACCAAAGGAGACTGGCTGGTGACAGATATTTTAGGTTTCAACGAAAAGAAAAAAGAAATCTATTTCACTTCTACCAAAGAAACACCTCTGGAAAGACATTTGTATAAAATCAACTGGACCAATTTCAAAATGCAAAGGCTGGATAGCGGAGAAGGAATGCATACCGGAGTTTTAAGCAGTGACGGAAATTATATTTATGATGCCTACAGTAATGCAAATACTCCAAGAGTTGCCAATATCATTAATACTGCCAATTTAAAATCCACCAATATTCTTACTGCTGAAAATCCGTTAAAGAATTACCAGAGACCGGAGATTAAAAACGTAGAATTAAAAGCAGACGACGGAACTCCTTTATACGGAAAGATCATCCTTCCGACTCATTTTGATCCGAACAAAAAATATCCGGCAATTGTCTATTTATATAATGGGCCTCACTTACAGCTGATTACCAATACTTTCCCGGCATCAGGAAACCTCTGGTATGAATATATGGCCCAGAATGGCTATATCATCTTTACAATGGATGGAAGAGGTTCTGCCAACCGTGGAATGAAATTTGAGCAGGCTGTTTTCAGAAATCTGGGGACCACAGAAATGAATGACCAGATGAAAGGAGTAGATTATCTGAAGTCTCTTCCTTATGTGGATGCAGAAAGAATGGGAATTCACGGATGGAGTTTCGGAGGTTTTATGACCACAAGTTTTATGCTTCGTAAAACGGATGTTTTCAAAGTAGGAGTTGCTGGTGGACCGGTAATCGACTGGAGTATGTACGAAATCATGTACGGAGAAAGATATATGGATACCCCACAGGAAAATCCACAAGGATATGCAACGGCTAATCTTTTGGATAAAGTTCAGAATCTGAAAGGAAAACTATTGATGATCCACGGAGCACAGGATGATGTTGTGGTATGGCAGCATTCCATTAAATTCATCAAAGCAGCAGTGGATAATGGTGTTCAGTTAGATTATTTTGCTTATCCGGGCCATCCGCATAATGTAATTGGAAAAGACAGGGTTCACCTGATGCAGAAAATAACAGATTATTTTGATTTATACCTGAAAAAATAA
- a CDS encoding LLM class flavin-dependent oxidoreductase — MELGIGMFGDLAFDQSTGKYRDAGTKIYEILDQVKLMDEVGIDVFAMGEHHRPDYAVSSPEMVLAAAASITKNIKLASGVTVLSSSEPVKVYEDFSTLDLISDGRAEIFVGRGSFIESFPLYGYSLNDYEELFDEKLELLLKINSEENVTWSGKLRAPMQNQTVYPRAKNDGKLPIWRAVGGTPQSILSAAQLGMPLVVAIIGGMPIQFKNLIEFYKQEYQKAGHDRATMQIAIHSHTFVSDDQNVVDGYFHNYKSQMDRVGASRGWAPYTKMQYDGGRSKDGALFIGSPAEVADKIAYMKELFGITRFIGHMDIGDPAHDITLKSIELFGKDVKPAIQGL; from the coding sequence ATGGAATTAGGAATAGGAATGTTCGGGGACCTGGCTTTTGATCAGTCAACCGGAAAATATAGAGATGCAGGAACGAAAATTTACGAAATACTGGATCAGGTAAAATTAATGGATGAGGTGGGTATTGATGTTTTTGCGATGGGAGAGCACCACCGTCCGGATTATGCCGTTTCTTCTCCGGAGATGGTATTGGCAGCAGCAGCAAGCATTACAAAAAATATAAAGCTGGCAAGTGGAGTAACGGTTTTAAGTTCTTCTGAGCCTGTAAAAGTATATGAAGACTTTTCAACGCTCGATTTGATTTCAGACGGAAGGGCAGAAATCTTCGTGGGCCGCGGAAGCTTTATCGAATCGTTTCCTTTGTATGGATATTCATTGAATGACTATGAGGAACTATTTGATGAAAAGCTGGAGCTGTTACTGAAAATCAATTCAGAAGAAAATGTAACATGGTCCGGAAAACTTCGTGCACCCATGCAAAATCAGACCGTGTATCCGAGAGCCAAAAATGATGGGAAACTTCCGATCTGGAGAGCGGTAGGAGGAACTCCGCAATCTATTCTGAGTGCTGCACAATTGGGAATGCCTTTAGTGGTAGCCATCATTGGAGGAATGCCAATCCAGTTTAAAAACCTGATTGAATTTTATAAACAGGAATATCAAAAAGCAGGACATGATAGGGCAACTATGCAGATTGCGATCCACTCACATACTTTTGTAAGTGATGACCAAAATGTAGTAGACGGTTACTTCCATAACTACAAATCCCAGATGGATAGAGTAGGTGCTTCCAGAGGTTGGGCGCCTTATACCAAAATGCAATATGATGGAGGAAGAAGTAAGGATGGAGCTTTATTTATTGGGAGCCCGGCTGAGGTAGCAGATAAAATTGCTTATATGAAAGAACTTTTCGGAATTACAAGATTTATCGGACATATGGATATCGGAGATCCTGCTCATGATATTACCCTGAAATCAATTGAATTATTCGGAAAAGATGTTAAGCCTGCAATACAGGGCTTGTGA